One region of Eretmochelys imbricata isolate rEreImb1 chromosome 2, rEreImb1.hap1, whole genome shotgun sequence genomic DNA includes:
- the FAM83H gene encoding protein FAM83H: MARRSQSSSQGDNPLDPNYLPPHYKEYYRLALDVLAEEGQESYHHFLDEEGAPDFLCSTEVEHITQHLQKPQYANQEGSCMDAMHDNDMDGSSGTYWPLNSDLAVPELDLGWPMVFGFKGTEVTTLVQPPPPDNPSIKEEARRMIRAAQQVVAIVMDVFTDVDLLSEVLDAAARRVPVYILLDEMNSQLFLDTAAKCKVNLNYVEFLRVRTVSGPTYYCRTGMSFKGHVKEKFLLVDCMVVLSGNYSFMWSFEKIHRSIAHIFQGELVSSFDEEFRILFAQSDPLIPPANVLVKAENPFTMAPFGNNMPFFPKKPHLLFQRDDNIFPPFMDRVDPDRYFLSAFRRDELMRHSMEGSAMRMYSKNAEMENSQIDPVRGLFRSRQLELDSFKRHSFAEGTFENFSSSKQCSRQMFMNNLDDFKMQSSHFQKDQFYQYQFEHPYGSSRPQGFFERIRGGRPGFNEMEDYAQDPRYPELESHFPQEGFPLRLNYEHSNSSREVRHGSDQVNPAGLMSLRRQNIGQKFMCQTSPTQKQSLEQRLFLQDQDPDQDKKTQENRTGLRNWRISSYLSAYQSEPGDEGIPMPMESESYNDVLSLGEPLTKHPSDLIPSFKSPMSFNNKSLGIESAKESAGTERAGEETSLVKQDSFRSRINPLIQRSSRLRSSLIFNAANLDQQNTTMEKIQMIQKEQMSSDIIKDNETIKAATSSKVAELLEKYKTVGKDRESATVSHTKAVSSFLQEESQNAEKKCTKAVQYKILESRVLDSKESFSSYKMHIESEKQLGMSPSATQLLDTLSKDPITNISSKMEKLSSRFYPIDSKPTLPMKENLMFVGDTQKLALPEKREKLTFRRDTQELADTEFKKPQARISTTSIPESLSKNQGSDSSLNKSEEEGAKQEQSPLEFFRKGSLRLKQLLNPKGEKKSEEETILESGKFDKQTMSLKRSSKGDFQEVMEEEKSQRITTAPAFKSNQPSQTRFASSTANILYSSNLRDDTKVILEQISANSQKNRAELAKQLPSTSNPDLTKSTSSLECKGEKEKSCNISRSESFGSHKRNPQRQPSEDRDTLLKKMENMRKEKRVYSRFEVFCKKDEQPVQSDGEYDTDAKDKKMGKFMPKLLGTFKTKK; encoded by the exons ATGGCTCGCCGGTCCCAGAGCTCCTCACAGGGGGACAACCCCCTGGACCCTAACTACCTGCCACCCCATTACAAGGAGTATTACCGGCTGGCTCTGGATGTGCTAGCTGAAGAGGGGCAAGAGAGTTATCATCATTTCCTGGATGAAGAAGGCGCCCCTGActttctctgcagcacagagGTAGAGCACATCACTCAGCATCTCCAGAAGCCCCAGTATGCCAACCAGGAGGGCAGCTGCATGGATGCCATGCATGACAATGACATGGATGGATCCTCTGGGACTTATTGGCCTCTGAATTCTGACCTTGCTGTCCCTGAGCTTGATCTGGGCTGGCCAATGGTCTTTGGATTCAAGGGTACTGAGGTAACAACTCTGGTGCAGCCACCACCCCCAGACAATCCCAGCATCAAGGAAGAAGCCCGTAGGATGATCCGAGCTGCACAACAG GTAGTAGCTATAGTGATGGACGTTTTCACAGATGTGGATCTGCTGAGTGAAGTGCTGGATGCTGCTGCCCGCAGGGTCCCTGTGTATATCCTCCTGGATGAAATGAACTCCCAGCTCTTCCTAGACACAGCTGCAAAGTGCAAAGTCAACCTCAACTATGTGGAG TTCCTGAGGGTCCGGACAGTTTCTGGCCCCACCTATTACTGCCGCACGGGGATGTCCTTCAAAGGGCATGTGAAAGAGAAGTTCCTGTTGGTGGACTGCATGGTGGTGCTAAGTGGCAACTACAG TTTTATGTGGTCCTTTGAGAAGATTCATCGAAGCATCGCTCACATTTTCCAAGGGGAGCTGGTGTCCAGCTTTGATGAAGAATTCCGAATTCTTTTTGCTCAGTCGGACCCTCTCATTCCTCCAGCCAATGTCTTGGTGAAGGCAGAGAACCCATTTACCATGGCCCCTTTTGGCAACAATATGCCCTTCTTTCCAAAGAAACCACACCTGCTATTCCAGAGGGATGACAATATCTTTCCGCCCTTCATGGACAGAGTTGATCCAGACAGATACTTCTTGTCAGCCTTTAGACGGGATGAACTGATGCGCCACAGTATGGAGGGGTCAGCAATGCGCATGTATTCTAAGAACGCAGAAATGGAGAATTCTCAGATTGATCCTGTGAGAGGTTTATTTCGCTCCAGACAGTTAGAGCTGGATTCCTTTAAGAGGCACAGCTTTGCTGAAGGAACCTTTGAAaacttttcttcttcaaagcagtGTTCTAGGCAGATGTTCATGAACAATCTGGATGACTTTAAAATGCAGTCCAGTCACTTTCAAAAGGACCAGTTCTACCAGTATCAATTTGAACATCCCTATGGTTCCAGCAGGCCTCAGGGGTTCTTTGAGCGAATCCGAGGAGGTAGGCCAGGATTCAATGAAATGGAGGACTATGCACAGGACCCCAGATACCCTGAACTTGAATCCCACTTCCCACAAGAGGGTTTCCCCTTAAGGCTAAATTATGAGCATTCAAATTCTTCCAGGGAAGTGAGGCATGGTTCTGACCAGGTAAACCCTGCAGGGCTGATGTCACTAAGGAGGCAAAACATAGGGCAGAAATTCATGTGCCAGACATCCCCCACACAGAAGCAGAGCCTGGAACAACGACTGTTTTTACAAGACCAGGACCCAGATCAGGACAAGAAGACCCAGGAAAATAGAACAGGTTTGCGTAACTGGAGGATTTCTTCATACCTGAGTGCATACCAGTCAGAACCAGGAGACGAAGGCATCCCAATGCCCATGGAATCAGAGTCATATAATGATGTTTTGAGCCTTGGGGAGCCCCTCACAAAGCACCCCAGTGACCTGATCCCTTCTTTCAAGTCTCCTATGTCATTTAATAATAAATCATTGGGAATTGAAAGTGCCAAAGAGTCGGCAGGTACTGAGAGAGCAGGCGAGGAGACCTCCCTTGTGAAACAGGATTCCTTTAGGTCCAGGATAAATCCTTTGATCCAGAGGAGCTCAAGGCTCAGATCTTCTTTGATTTTTAATGCTGCCAATTTAGATCAGCAGAATACAACAATGGAGAAGATTCAGATGATCCAAAAGGAGCAAATGTCCAGTGATATTATAAAAGACAATGAAACTATAAAGGCAGCCACCTCTTCTAAAGTGGCAGAGCTTTTAGAGAAGTACAAAACTGTGGGCAAAGACAGAGAGAGTGCTACAGTTAGTCACACCAAAGCTGTTTCCAGTTTTCTACAGGAAGAATCTCAGAATGCAGAGAAAAAATGTACCAAAGCTGTGCAATACAAGATCCTGGAGAGTAGGGTGCTAGACTCAAAAGAATCCTTCAGTAGTTACAAGATGCACATTGAGTCTGAGAAACAGCTTGGTATGTCTCCCTCAGCCACCCAGCTCCTTGACACACTAAGTAAAGATCCTATAACAAATATTAGcagcaaaatggaaaaattaTCTTCTCGGTTCTATCCCATAGACAGCAAACCTACTCTTCCAATGAAGGAGAACCTGATGTTTGTAGGAGACACTCAGAAGCTTGCTCTGCCAGAGAAGAGGGAGAAACTGACATTCAGAAGAGACACACAGGAACTAGCTGACACAGAATTCAAGAAACCACAGGCTAGGATAAGCACCACATCAATTCCTGAAAGTTTATCCAAGAATCAAGGGTCTGACAGCTCTCTCAATAAATCTGAGGAAGAGGGTGCCAAACAGGAACAGAGTCCATTGGAATTTTTTAGGAAAGGGTCGCTAAGGTTGAAACAGTTGCTGAATCCAAAAGGTGAAAAGAAATCAGAGGAAGAAACCATTCTTGAGAGTGGAAAATTTGACAAGCAGACCATGAGCCTTAAACGATCTTCGAAAGGGGATTTTCAGGAAGTGATGGAGGAAGAGAAATCCCAAAGGATCACAACAGCACCTGCTTTCAAAAGCAACCAGCCATCTCAGACCAGGTTTGCTTCTTCCACGGCAAACATCCTATACAGCAGCAACCTCCGTGATGACACAAAGGTGATTCTGGAGCAAATTTCTGCCAACAGTCAGAAGAACAGAGCTGAGTTGGCCAAGCAACTACCTTCCACAAGTAATCCTGATCTTACCAAGTCTACCAGCAGCTTGGAATGTAAAGGCGAGAAGGAGAAAAGCTGCAACATTAGCAGGTCAGAAAGTTTTGGGAGCCATAAGAGGAATCCTCAGAGGCAACCATCAGAGGACAGAGATACCCTTCTGAAAAAGATGGAGAATATGCGGAAGGAGAAACGGGTCTATAGTAGGTTTGAGGTCTTCTGCAAGAAGGATGAACAACCAGTTCAGAGTGATGGGGAATATGACACAGATGCCAAAGACAAGAAAATGGGAAAATTCATGCCCAAACTCCTGGGGACCTTCAAAACCAAAAAGTGA